From Chromatiales bacterium, one genomic window encodes:
- a CDS encoding hydroxymethylglutaryl-CoA lyase: MSGTSDIDVLVSEVGPRDGLQSIKSIMPTPAKKAWIAAEAAAGVREIEVCSFVPARLMPQMADAAEVVAYARTIPGLTVLALVPNFKGAENAINAGAHKIALPLSASETHSKANLRRSHAEVIEDVRRIAELLRSLPAESRPGFEGNVATAFGCTLEGVVPETKVVELAVALMEAGCEEIGLSDTTGYANPKQLRRLIRLVREAVGHDKLSSVHLHNTRGLGLANALAALEEGITTLDSSLGGLGGCPHAPGASGNIVTEDLVFMLDAMGLRTGIDIRKLLEVRQILRESLPDDELYGFTPDAGLPKGYGPGGWGIGKQFST, encoded by the coding sequence ATGTCCGGCACCAGCGATATCGACGTACTCGTCAGCGAGGTAGGCCCTCGCGACGGCCTGCAGAGCATCAAGTCCATTATGCCCACCCCCGCCAAGAAGGCCTGGATTGCAGCCGAGGCTGCGGCTGGCGTCCGCGAAATCGAGGTCTGCTCCTTCGTCCCCGCCAGGCTGATGCCGCAGATGGCCGACGCTGCCGAAGTCGTGGCCTATGCACGCACGATTCCCGGCCTGACGGTGCTGGCGCTGGTCCCCAACTTCAAGGGTGCCGAGAACGCGATCAATGCCGGTGCACACAAGATCGCACTGCCGCTCTCCGCCAGCGAAACACACAGCAAGGCCAACCTGCGCAGGAGCCATGCCGAGGTCATCGAGGACGTACGCCGGATCGCCGAACTGCTGCGCAGCCTGCCGGCTGAAAGTCGTCCCGGTTTCGAGGGCAATGTCGCCACTGCCTTCGGTTGCACGCTTGAGGGCGTGGTCCCGGAAACGAAGGTCGTCGAACTGGCCGTGGCGCTCATGGAGGCCGGCTGCGAAGAGATCGGCCTATCGGACACCACCGGTTACGCAAACCCGAAGCAGTTGCGTCGCCTGATCCGTCTCGTACGCGAGGCGGTGGGCCACGACAAGCTCTCCAGCGTGCATCTGCACAACACGCGGGGCCTGGGTCTGGCCAATGCACTGGCGGCGCTGGAGGAAGGCATCACGACGCTGGACAGCTCGCTCGGCGGACTTGGGGGCTGCCCGCACGCGCCAGGCGCCAGCGGCAATATCGTCACCGAGGACCTGGTCTTCATGCTCGATGCAATGGGCCTGCGTACCGGCATCGACATCCGCAAGTTGCTCGAAGTCCGGCAGATTCTGCGCGAGAGTCTGCCGGACGACGAGCTTTACGGTTTTACCCCGGACGCCGGATTGCCGAAGGGCTATGGTCCCGGTGGCTGGGGAATCGGCAAGCAGTTCAGTACTTGA
- a CDS encoding putative porin yields the protein MRRVLLALTVGLLMNSPTAFAAVSDEVVQQLLQRLEAQEKRIAELEKNAQQTQTAVEEQKQAVAEVAARPAASAPAPASWADKLSLKGDLRLRYENIDDENASDERNRARIRARLALIAKPQDNLEIGLGLTTSQDNDPVSGNQTLGDGNSNKNFALSLAYFKWAALEGLTVSGGKFQNPLYRPGQHALLWDSDWNPEGFGLNYVSGPFFANAIGFWLESDSKNDKAFTWGGQLGAAVPIADEVKLTAGAGYYHFNTRGKGTFYGSDTNFLGNSYDSITNSYLYDYEEIEGFAELGFKLAGLPASVFADYVKNTDADEFDTGWAAGAQLGAAKAKGTWQLGYTWQDLEPDAVFAGLADSDFGGGKTDNKGHRLQGVYALSDKWNLGLTYFINETGGKRGTEKDYDRLQLDMSFKY from the coding sequence ATGAGACGTGTATTGCTGGCCCTGACCGTTGGCCTCCTGATGAACTCACCGACCGCATTCGCTGCGGTTTCCGATGAGGTCGTGCAGCAGCTCCTCCAGCGCCTGGAGGCGCAGGAGAAGCGCATTGCCGAACTCGAGAAGAACGCGCAACAGACGCAGACGGCGGTGGAAGAGCAGAAGCAGGCTGTCGCGGAGGTTGCGGCGAGGCCTGCCGCCAGCGCGCCGGCACCGGCCAGCTGGGCTGACAAGCTGAGCCTGAAGGGCGACCTGCGTCTGCGCTACGAGAACATAGACGACGAGAATGCCAGTGACGAACGCAATCGTGCGCGGATTCGTGCGCGCCTGGCGCTGATTGCCAAGCCGCAGGACAACCTGGAGATCGGTCTGGGCCTCACGACGAGCCAGGACAATGACCCGGTCTCCGGCAACCAGACCCTGGGCGACGGCAACTCGAACAAGAACTTTGCGCTCAGCCTTGCCTACTTCAAATGGGCTGCACTGGAAGGGTTGACCGTCAGCGGTGGCAAGTTCCAGAACCCGCTGTATCGGCCCGGCCAGCACGCGTTGCTCTGGGACAGTGACTGGAATCCGGAAGGTTTCGGACTCAACTATGTCAGTGGCCCGTTCTTCGCCAACGCGATTGGCTTCTGGCTGGAAAGCGACAGCAAGAACGACAAGGCCTTCACCTGGGGCGGCCAGCTGGGTGCGGCTGTCCCGATTGCCGATGAGGTGAAACTTACCGCTGGCGCAGGGTATTACCACTTCAATACCAGGGGCAAGGGAACGTTCTACGGCTCGGATACCAACTTCCTGGGCAACAGCTACGATTCGATCACCAACAGCTATCTGTATGACTACGAGGAGATCGAGGGATTTGCCGAGCTGGGATTCAAGCTCGCCGGTCTGCCGGCCAGTGTCTTCGCCGACTACGTGAAAAACACCGATGCCGACGAGTTTGATACGGGCTGGGCAGCCGGCGCACAGCTCGGTGCAGCGAAGGCCAAGGGGACCTGGCAGCTAGGCTATACCTGGCAGGACCTCGAGCCGGATGCGGTGTTCGCCGGACTGGCTGACTCGGACTTTGGTGGCGGCAAGACCGACAACAAGGGTCATCGTCTGCAGGGCGTCTATGCGCTCAGCGACAAATGGAACCTGGGGCTGACTTACTTCATCAACGAGACGGGCGGGAAGCGCGGTACAGAGAAAGACTACGACCGTCTCCAGCTCGACATGAGCTTCAAGTACTGA
- a CDS encoding phosphate ABC transporter ATP-binding protein — MDKPEDVIVPPADTAPAVVQPVEAERIAPDTVGDVTARNAVICVRGGNVYYGDTHALINVSLDIGRNEVIALIGPSGCGKSTFLRCLNRMNDTIESARVSGDFRLDGQDMYAKGTDVVMLRARVGMVFQKPNPFPKSIYENVAYGARIHGLAANRAELDDIVYGSLERAGLVDEVKDRLDDPGTGLSGGQQQRLCIARTIAVNPEVILMDEPCSALDPIATARIEDLIDELSEKYAIAIVTHSMQQAARVSTRTAYFHLGRIMEVGPTDKIFTNPSHKLTEDYVTGRFG; from the coding sequence ATGGACAAACCCGAGGATGTCATTGTGCCGCCGGCGGACACGGCACCTGCAGTGGTGCAGCCTGTCGAGGCCGAACGCATCGCTCCCGATACAGTGGGCGACGTCACCGCGCGGAACGCGGTGATCTGCGTCCGTGGCGGAAACGTCTACTACGGCGATACGCATGCGCTGATCAATGTGAGTCTTGATATCGGGCGCAACGAGGTCATCGCGCTGATCGGTCCTTCCGGTTGCGGGAAATCCACCTTTCTCCGTTGCCTGAACCGGATGAATGACACCATCGAGTCAGCCCGTGTCAGCGGTGACTTCCGGCTCGACGGCCAGGACATGTATGCCAAGGGTACCGACGTGGTGATGCTTCGCGCGCGTGTCGGCATGGTTTTCCAGAAGCCGAATCCCTTTCCGAAGTCGATTTACGAGAATGTTGCCTATGGCGCGCGTATCCACGGTCTTGCTGCAAATCGCGCGGAACTCGACGACATCGTCTATGGCAGTCTCGAACGCGCGGGACTCGTCGATGAGGTAAAGGACAGGCTCGACGATCCGGGTACCGGTCTGTCGGGTGGGCAGCAGCAGCGGCTGTGTATCGCACGCACCATCGCCGTCAATCCCGAGGTCATCCTGATGGACGAGCCCTGTTCTGCCCTCGATCCGATCGCGACCGCGCGCATCGAAGACCTGATCGACGAGCTGTCGGAGAAATATGCGATTGCAATCGTTACGCACTCGATGCAGCAGGCGGCGCGCGTTTCAACCCGTACCGCCTATTTTCATCTGGGCCGCATCATGGAAGTCGGCCCTACCGACAAGATATTCACCAATCCGTCGCACAAGCTCACTGAAGACTATGTGACTGGCCGTTTCGGCTGA